Proteins from one Ramlibacter sp. PS4R-6 genomic window:
- the lplT gene encoding lysophospholipid transporter LplT — MKRGFYTLMSAQFFSSLADQALFVGAVELIKSGGGPEWQRAALVPIFALFYVVLAPWLGAFADAWPKRSVMFVSNAIKVVGCLMMLFGSHPLLAYAVVGLGAAAYSPAKYGILTEMLPASQLVKANGWIEGLTIASIILGILLGGQLVGNAMSSRLLALDFPVIDTGIDTPPEAAIAVLIFIYAIAAWFNTRIPLTGVEMRPMPKNPLELVPDFWTCNSRLWRDKLGQISLATTTLFWGVSGNLRYIILAWSAAALGYSTTQASSLGGVVAIGTAVGAIVASVRMRLDSATNVIPMGILMGVLIIVMNFIHNVWVAAPFLILLGGLGGFLVVPMNALLQHRGHNLMGAGRSIAVQNFNEQACILGLGAFYSLSTGLGLTAFGAITAFGLVVAGIMFVIHQWHRSNCVKYAEELEHLLRVARHDNVHAAE, encoded by the coding sequence ATGAAGCGCGGTTTTTACACGTTGATGTCGGCCCAGTTCTTTTCGTCGCTGGCCGATCAAGCGCTTTTCGTCGGGGCCGTCGAGTTGATCAAGTCGGGCGGCGGGCCCGAGTGGCAACGCGCCGCGCTGGTGCCGATCTTCGCCCTCTTCTACGTCGTGCTCGCGCCCTGGCTCGGCGCCTTCGCCGACGCCTGGCCCAAACGCAGTGTCATGTTCGTGAGCAACGCGATCAAGGTCGTGGGCTGCCTGATGATGCTGTTCGGCTCGCACCCCTTGCTCGCGTACGCGGTGGTCGGCCTGGGCGCCGCCGCCTACTCGCCGGCCAAGTACGGCATCCTCACCGAGATGCTGCCGGCCTCGCAGCTGGTGAAGGCCAACGGCTGGATCGAGGGCCTGACGATCGCCTCGATCATCCTGGGTATCCTGCTGGGCGGCCAGCTGGTGGGCAACGCGATGTCCAGCCGCCTGCTGGCGCTGGACTTCCCCGTCATCGATACCGGCATCGACACGCCGCCCGAGGCCGCCATCGCGGTGCTGATCTTCATCTACGCCATCGCCGCGTGGTTCAACACGCGCATCCCGCTCACGGGCGTGGAGATGCGGCCGATGCCGAAGAACCCGCTGGAGCTGGTGCCCGATTTCTGGACCTGCAACTCGCGCCTGTGGCGCGACAAGCTGGGGCAGATCTCGCTGGCCACCACCACGCTGTTCTGGGGCGTGAGCGGCAACCTGCGCTACATCATCCTGGCGTGGAGCGCCGCGGCGCTGGGCTACAGCACCACGCAGGCCTCGTCGCTCGGCGGCGTGGTCGCCATCGGCACCGCCGTGGGCGCGATCGTCGCGTCGGTGCGCATGCGCCTGGATTCGGCGACCAACGTGATCCCCATGGGCATCCTGATGGGCGTGCTGATCATCGTGATGAACTTCATCCACAACGTCTGGGTGGCCGCGCCCTTCCTGATCCTGCTGGGCGGGCTGGGCGGCTTCCTGGTGGTGCCGATGAACGCGCTGCTGCAGCACCGCGGCCACAACCTCATGGGCGCGGGCCGCTCGATCGCCGTGCAGAACTTCAACGAGCAGGCCTGCATCCTGGGGCTGGGCGCCTTCTACAGCCTGTCCACGGGCCTGGGCCTGACGGCCTTCGGCGCGATCACGGCCTTCGGCCTGGTGGTGGCCGGCATCATGTTCGTGATCCACCAGTGGCACCGCAGCAACTGCGTGAAATACGCCGAGGAACTCGAGCACCTGCTGCGCGTGGCGCGCCACGACAACGTGCATGCCGCCGAGTGA